A portion of the Sulfuricurvum kujiense DSM 16994 genome contains these proteins:
- the pstA gene encoding phosphate ABC transporter permease PstA, with product MTSTQKRIIINRIALTFSTLSAIIALAFLFWILGVLVMKGVNALNWNIFIYEGSPPGYAESGLRHALIGQLILVGLATLIGVPLGIMAGTYLSEYGKNSKLAHTIRDISDIMMSAPSIVIGAFVYAVVVMPMGHFSAWAGAIALAIIMIPVILRTTDDMLQLVPGTLREAAFALGAPKYKVIIDVVYRGAKAGILTGVLLGIARVGGETAPLLFTSFNDNFFTTDLNEAMPSLTVTMFNYAISPYDDWQQLGWAAAFILSMFILGLNIMGRLILLMGKRK from the coding sequence ATGACATCTACACAAAAACGGATCATTATCAACCGTATAGCGTTAACTTTCTCGACACTAAGTGCTATTATTGCCCTTGCCTTTTTGTTCTGGATTCTCGGAGTTTTGGTTATGAAAGGGGTTAATGCCCTGAACTGGAATATCTTTATTTATGAAGGTTCGCCTCCGGGATATGCTGAAAGCGGTCTCAGACACGCTCTGATCGGACAGCTTATCCTTGTCGGTTTGGCAACCCTTATCGGTGTTCCGCTCGGTATCATGGCGGGAACCTATTTGAGCGAATACGGCAAAAATTCAAAATTGGCCCACACTATCCGTGACATCTCCGATATCATGATGTCGGCCCCCTCAATCGTTATCGGGGCGTTTGTCTATGCCGTCGTCGTTATGCCTATGGGCCATTTCAGCGCTTGGGCCGGAGCTATCGCTCTGGCCATTATTATGATTCCGGTTATTTTGCGCACGACCGATGATATGCTTCAACTTGTACCCGGGACCCTTCGTGAAGCGGCATTTGCCCTCGGAGCACCAAAGTATAAAGTGATAATCGATGTCGTATATCGCGGAGCTAAAGCGGGTATTTTGACCGGTGTACTCCTCGGTATCGCCCGTGTCGGCGGTGAAACGGCACCGTTGCTGTTTACCTCGTTTAACGACAACTTTTTCACAACCGATTTGAATGAAGCGATGCCTTCTCTGACGGTAACAATGTTTAACTATGCGATCAGTCCTTATGATGACTGGCAGCAACTCGGATGGGCAGCTGCCTTTATCCTCTCGATGTTTATATTAGGTCTCAATATTATGGGACGACTTATTTTATTAATGGGAAAAAGGAAATAA
- the pstS gene encoding phosphate ABC transporter substrate-binding protein PstS: protein MLTNVIKGLVIAGVAATSMIAADKINGAGATFPAPVYYDWAYNYQKATKTRVNYQAIGSGGGIKQISERIVDFGATDAPLTQKELDKAKLTQFPAVIGSIVVAHNLPGVADEKLKLKNSVVADIFAGKITMWNDPAITADNAGIKLPAEKIIVAHRSDGSGTTYVFTDFLSDSSQNWKSKFGIGKAIGWATGVGGKGNEGVTNLIKQTPYSIGYIENAYKEKNNLSAATLQTASGKWVTATKANFMAAVKQASWKKSEGFYGSLVSQKGDTAYPIVAATYILLPKEKAEMNDQVIKFFDYAFKNGDKAAEKLGYIPLPVETTNLVREYWAETK from the coding sequence ATGCTAACAAATGTCATTAAAGGTTTGGTTATCGCTGGCGTAGCGGCAACTTCTATGATCGCAGCAGACAAAATCAACGGTGCAGGTGCTACATTCCCGGCTCCGGTATATTACGATTGGGCGTATAACTATCAAAAAGCGACTAAAACACGTGTTAACTATCAAGCAATCGGATCAGGCGGCGGTATCAAGCAAATCTCTGAGCGTATCGTAGATTTCGGTGCAACAGATGCTCCTTTGACACAAAAAGAACTTGACAAAGCAAAATTGACTCAGTTTCCTGCGGTTATCGGTTCTATCGTTGTAGCACATAACCTTCCGGGTGTAGCGGACGAAAAATTGAAACTTAAAAACTCTGTTGTTGCTGACATTTTCGCCGGTAAAATTACAATGTGGAACGATCCTGCTATCACTGCGGACAATGCGGGTATCAAGCTTCCGGCAGAAAAAATTATCGTTGCTCACCGTTCAGACGGATCAGGAACTACCTATGTTTTTACCGATTTCTTGAGTGATTCGTCACAAAACTGGAAAAGCAAATTCGGTATCGGTAAAGCGATCGGCTGGGCAACCGGTGTCGGCGGAAAAGGGAATGAGGGTGTAACAAACCTTATCAAACAAACTCCGTACTCAATCGGGTATATCGAAAATGCGTATAAAGAGAAAAACAACCTTTCAGCCGCAACTTTGCAAACAGCAAGCGGAAAATGGGTAACTGCTACTAAAGCAAACTTTATGGCAGCGGTTAAACAAGCTTCTTGGAAAAAATCAGAAGGCTTCTACGGATCATTGGTATCTCAAAAAGGCGATACTGCATATCCGATCGTAGCGGCAACGTACATCCTTTTACCGAAAGAGAAAGCGGAAATGAATGACCAAGTTATCAAATTCTTTGACTATGCGTTCAAAAACGGCGACAAAGCGGCTGAAAAATTGGGTTATATCCCATTGCCGGTTGAAACAACCAATCTTGTCCGCGAATATTGGGCAGAAACTAAATAA
- a CDS encoding phosphate signaling complex PhoU family protein, whose product MLPRYENKLNEIRGMISVMLSQIIQSSEETLKAFETDNAELYEISRTYIKNIQVDANKIDNEIIKTFALFGPEADELRLLVAYLKMTNEIDRIGDGLKKYSKRLHDHCMGGCDMSVLTNAIVQLHKTTINALQYISECLNNIDSCDADDTYRKVMVEESKNDDLFSLMEKELLNLIIDANELAVEYVRVLGTLRKLERIGDRTVNIASLMLYAQKGGELNLHN is encoded by the coding sequence ATGCTACCACGCTATGAAAACAAACTCAATGAAATTCGGGGAATGATCTCCGTAATGCTCTCTCAGATTATTCAATCAAGCGAAGAGACGCTCAAAGCATTTGAAACCGACAATGCAGAACTGTACGAGATCTCACGTACCTATATTAAAAATATTCAAGTGGATGCCAACAAAATTGATAACGAAATTATTAAAACATTCGCCCTTTTCGGTCCAGAAGCCGATGAGTTACGATTGCTTGTCGCATATTTGAAAATGACCAATGAAATTGACCGTATCGGCGACGGACTCAAAAAATACAGCAAACGTTTGCATGACCACTGTATGGGAGGATGCGACATGAGCGTTTTGACCAATGCGATCGTTCAGTTGCATAAAACAACGATCAATGCGTTACAATACATTTCAGAATGTTTAAATAACATCGACTCATGCGACGCGGACGATACCTATCGTAAAGTGATGGTCGAAGAGTCCAAAAATGACGATCTATTTTCTTTAATGGAGAAAGAGCTTCTAAACCTGATCATCGACGCGAATGAACTTGCCGTCGAATATGTTAGAGTGTTAGGAACATTACGCAAATTAGAGCGAATCGGTGATCGTACGGTCAATATAGCTTCGTTGATGCTCTATGCACAAAAGGGCGGCGAGTTAAACTTGCACAATTAG
- a CDS encoding CCA tRNA nucleotidyltransferase produces MIPLFPPLVRLVEHLSHHGIKPIFVGGFVRDFFTGHTTSDLDIELYGVTSLETLEALLRPFGKLGLYGKSFGVLKLNYEGYSIDFSPPRTESKSGFGHKGFELEWFSDLDFSAAARRRDFTINAIGYDPLTQTLLDPFGGVEDLKAKRLRCVDPETFIDDPLRVLRAVQFTARFELTCDKNLLALCRQMIANGALNELPKERIFEEFKKLLLQSNRPSIGMALLRDMGALGFFTPLDRLEETPQEKDSHPEGSVWVHTLMALDSMASLRCGEWRDDIILMLAVLLHDIGKPDTTLYADGILNAPKHAEIGAEMAQDWLERVTEDKTLISRILPLIRYHGWPRKLYRSNALDSDILRLSTYVCIRDLILVAKADFFGRAFVGNIPEHFEAGEWLYERASALGVLVEPPVPLLMGRDLIALGMPPSEAFKSILNDAYDAQLNQLFFTRDQALEWLNIYLERGKL; encoded by the coding sequence ATGATCCCTTTATTTCCTCCCTTGGTACGACTGGTTGAACATCTTTCACATCACGGGATCAAACCTATTTTTGTCGGCGGATTTGTCCGCGACTTCTTCACGGGGCACACGACATCCGATCTTGATATCGAGCTTTACGGAGTAACTTCCCTGGAAACGCTCGAAGCCCTCCTTCGCCCTTTCGGAAAATTGGGGCTATACGGAAAAAGCTTCGGCGTTCTAAAACTCAATTACGAAGGGTACTCCATCGACTTTTCCCCTCCGCGTACCGAATCCAAATCAGGATTCGGACACAAGGGATTTGAGCTGGAATGGTTTAGCGATCTCGATTTTTCCGCAGCGGCACGCCGACGTGATTTTACGATTAACGCCATCGGTTACGACCCGCTTACCCAAACCCTTCTCGACCCGTTCGGTGGAGTTGAAGATTTAAAAGCCAAACGGCTCAGATGCGTTGATCCCGAAACGTTTATAGACGACCCTCTGCGAGTACTGCGGGCCGTACAGTTTACCGCCCGTTTTGAGCTAACATGCGATAAAAACTTGTTAGCGCTGTGCCGCCAAATGATTGCAAACGGAGCGCTTAATGAACTTCCGAAAGAACGTATTTTTGAAGAGTTTAAAAAGCTTCTCCTCCAAAGTAACCGCCCCTCAATCGGGATGGCATTATTACGTGATATGGGAGCCCTTGGTTTTTTTACCCCTCTTGACAGGCTAGAAGAAACTCCCCAGGAAAAAGATTCCCATCCCGAAGGTTCCGTTTGGGTCCATACCCTGATGGCGCTGGATTCGATGGCATCTCTGCGTTGCGGAGAGTGGAGAGATGATATCATATTGATGTTAGCCGTGTTATTGCACGATATCGGCAAGCCCGATACGACTCTTTACGCCGATGGTATTCTCAATGCCCCGAAACATGCCGAAATCGGAGCTGAAATGGCCCAAGACTGGCTGGAACGGGTAACCGAAGACAAAACACTCATCAGCCGTATTTTACCCCTTATCCGTTATCACGGATGGCCGCGAAAACTGTATCGCTCAAATGCCCTCGACAGCGACATTCTCCGTCTGAGTACATACGTCTGTATCCGTGATCTGATTTTGGTTGCAAAAGCCGATTTTTTCGGAAGAGCCTTCGTCGGAAATATCCCTGAACATTTTGAAGCGGGCGAGTGGCTCTATGAGAGAGCTTCAGCATTAGGTGTTTTAGTTGAACCGCCCGTTCCACTATTGATGGGACGCGATCTGATCGCGTTGGGAATGCCTCCTTCCGAAGCCTTTAAATCGATCCTGAATGATGCCTACGACGCCCAACTTAATCAACTGTTTTTCACCCGGGATCAAGCACTGGAATGGCTTAATATCTACCTCGAAAGAGGCAAGCTTTAA
- the pstB gene encoding phosphate ABC transporter ATP-binding protein PstB — protein MASIIDIKEECALHVRNFEFTYKGASSPSLKKVSMPIAKNAVTALIGPSGCGKTTLLRAFNRMHDLYPGNTYNGEIEFEGRNILNPKEDLIFLRTKIGMIFQKPTAFPMSIFDNVAYGMRLQGIKNKTELEGRVEKALQDAALWKEVSDRLKNDANGLSGGQQQRLCIARAIAVEPEVLLFDEPTSALDPISTQGIEKLVIELKERVSIIIVTHNMQQAARVSDYTGFMYLGELIELGHTEELFVTPKEKLTQEYITGKFG, from the coding sequence ATGGCAAGCATTATCGATATCAAAGAAGAGTGTGCACTTCATGTGCGTAATTTTGAATTTACCTATAAAGGTGCGTCATCACCTAGCCTGAAAAAAGTTTCGATGCCGATTGCCAAAAATGCCGTTACAGCACTTATCGGACCGTCCGGCTGTGGTAAAACGACTCTATTGCGCGCTTTTAACCGAATGCATGATCTTTATCCCGGCAATACCTACAACGGAGAAATCGAATTTGAAGGGCGCAATATTTTGAATCCGAAAGAAGATCTTATCTTTTTGCGGACTAAAATCGGGATGATTTTCCAAAAACCGACCGCATTTCCGATGTCTATTTTTGACAATGTCGCTTACGGAATGCGTTTGCAAGGTATTAAAAACAAAACGGAGCTTGAAGGACGTGTCGAAAAAGCGCTTCAGGACGCCGCATTATGGAAAGAGGTCAGCGACCGCCTCAAAAACGATGCAAACGGCCTCTCAGGAGGACAACAGCAGCGTTTATGTATCGCCCGCGCCATCGCGGTTGAGCCGGAAGTTTTGTTATTCGACGAACCGACCTCGGCACTTGATCCTATTTCGACACAGGGGATCGAAAAACTTGTTATTGAGTTGAAAGAACGCGTTTCGATCATCATCGTTACCCACAATATGCAGCAGGCGGCACGTGTCAGCGACTATACAGGATTTATGTATCTGGGAGAATTGATTGAATTAGGACACACCGAAGAGCTGTTTGTCACCCCGAAAGAGAAACT
- a CDS encoding sensor histidine kinase produces MLRIHQLFFLNVLGLFVAALFVASLISYFTLKSMIINDSEERLIENINLLEPLLTSTNDFDRFVAQAAGKTFLRVTVIDENGNVMAESDADKTTMENHIGRVEVMHAMTEPYGTAIRYSKTVKTDFIYVAHKIVTPERTFYIRLAMSLEGVMKHFYVLWIQLVGGFGILVVIALLIAYNISKKARYDILQITRYLDEVSAKNYRAVLKPEYFREFLQISILLKNLVKKLHNRDKQKRKHTAKLRLINKQQNDILSAISHEFKNPIAAIMGYAETLHDDLNIDPKIREKFLDKILSNTQRVTLMLDRLALSVKLENNDLSIKPSSFNISDICHDSISILQAKYPARSITYHGTAKTVFADKTMIELIITNLIDNALKYSDEEVTVTLTDNTLSVSDKGIGIAQSELDKITSKFYRVQKNRWDNSMGLGLSIVSYILKLHDSELRIESILGIGSTFSFSLANLVEKKGPSKK; encoded by the coding sequence GTGCTAAGGATCCATCAGCTTTTCTTTCTTAATGTTTTAGGCCTTTTTGTCGCCGCATTGTTCGTTGCTTCGCTAATCAGCTATTTTACCCTTAAATCCATGATCATAAATGACAGTGAAGAGCGGCTGATTGAAAATATCAATCTTTTAGAGCCTCTGCTGACTTCAACCAACGATTTTGACCGTTTTGTTGCCCAAGCCGCCGGAAAAACCTTTCTACGGGTTACCGTTATCGACGAAAACGGAAATGTCATGGCTGAAAGCGATGCCGATAAAACGACGATGGAAAACCATATCGGACGGGTAGAAGTAATGCATGCCATGACGGAGCCTTACGGAACGGCTATCCGATATTCAAAAACAGTTAAAACCGATTTCATCTATGTCGCCCATAAAATTGTTACACCCGAACGGACATTTTACATCCGCCTTGCTATGAGTCTCGAAGGGGTAATGAAACACTTTTACGTCTTATGGATTCAGCTTGTCGGAGGTTTCGGCATACTGGTCGTTATCGCCCTGCTAATCGCTTACAACATCTCCAAAAAAGCACGTTACGATATCCTCCAAATTACCCGTTATTTGGATGAAGTTTCTGCCAAAAACTACCGGGCGGTTCTCAAACCGGAATACTTTCGCGAGTTTTTGCAAATTTCGATTCTTCTCAAAAATCTGGTTAAAAAACTTCATAACCGTGACAAACAAAAGCGTAAGCACACCGCCAAACTGCGCCTCATCAACAAACAGCAAAACGATATCCTCTCCGCAATCAGCCATGAATTCAAAAACCCCATCGCCGCCATTATGGGATATGCCGAAACACTCCATGATGATTTGAATATCGATCCCAAAATTCGTGAAAAGTTTTTGGATAAAATCCTCTCCAATACCCAACGCGTTACTTTGATGCTGGACCGTCTGGCACTTTCCGTAAAACTAGAAAACAACGACCTCTCCATTAAACCTTCGTCATTCAATATTTCCGACATATGTCATGATTCGATCTCTATTCTGCAAGCCAAATATCCGGCACGCTCCATTACTTACCACGGTACGGCAAAAACCGTTTTTGCCGATAAAACGATGATTGAACTAATCATTACCAATCTCATCGACAATGCACTCAAATATTCGGATGAAGAGGTAACGGTGACACTAACGGATAATACCCTGAGCGTTAGCGACAAAGGGATCGGAATCGCTCAATCAGAACTTGATAAAATTACTTCAAAATTTTACCGCGTCCAAAAAAACCGCTGGGACAACTCCATGGGGCTTGGACTCTCCATCGTCAGCTATATTTTAAAACTGCATGATTCCGAACTTCGGATAGAGAGTATACTCGGAATCGGATCTACCTTTAGCTTTTCCCTCGCAAATCTCGTCGAAAAAAAGGGCCCTTCCAAAAAATGA
- a CDS encoding response regulator transcription factor, producing the protein MNALILIVEDEQDILELMEYHLTKEGFETIGFLNTKHVNNALEEENVDLILMDRNLPGAEGSEFVESLRKRGMQTPVIFVSAKNKDEDIEQGFERGGDDYIAKPFSMKELILRVKAVLRRTKKLSNEGNLSYRDISLNLAARTVFIESNPIELTKLEFDLLHALIVNENVVLERDYLLENVWGGDEVYQDRTVNVAINRLKEKIDPDKSKEYIKTVRGVGYTLC; encoded by the coding sequence GTGAATGCGTTGATACTGATTGTCGAAGACGAACAGGATATTTTGGAACTTATGGAATATCACCTCACGAAAGAGGGGTTTGAAACCATAGGATTTCTCAATACCAAACACGTTAACAATGCCCTTGAAGAAGAAAATGTGGATTTGATCCTTATGGATCGGAATCTTCCGGGTGCAGAAGGAAGCGAGTTTGTCGAGTCATTGCGAAAACGGGGAATGCAGACGCCGGTTATTTTCGTGAGTGCAAAGAACAAAGACGAAGATATCGAACAGGGATTTGAACGGGGTGGGGACGATTACATCGCCAAACCTTTCAGTATGAAAGAGTTGATCCTGCGGGTTAAAGCGGTATTGCGCCGTACTAAAAAGCTTTCGAATGAAGGGAATCTGTCCTACCGTGATATCTCGCTCAATCTGGCTGCTAGAACGGTATTTATCGAAAGCAATCCGATAGAACTCACCAAACTCGAATTCGATCTCCTGCATGCTCTTATCGTGAATGAAAATGTCGTTCTTGAGCGTGATTATCTTCTCGAAAACGTATGGGGCGGTGACGAAGTGTATCAAGACCGCACCGTCAACGTTGCGATTAACCGCCTCAAAGAAAAAATCGATCCCGATAAGTCCAAAGAATATATCAAAACGGTACGGGGAGTCGGTTACACACTGTGCTAA
- the pstC gene encoding phosphate ABC transporter permease subunit PstC — translation MIDKIFLNMTRTSALLILFIVAWIFVVLFNHSTEAMQTFGFDFITKDEWAPNLDKFGAYAAIFGSVASTFLAMLLAIPVAIGVAIFLSEIAHDKIKGFFGVSVELLAAIPSVIYGMWGLFFFVPILRDIFGGMGIGLLAAGIVLAIMILPFMAAVTRDAMNTTPDILKESAYALGGTQWDVIKDVIIPYAKAGIIGSLILALGRAIGETMAVTFVMGNVHHTPSSIMDPTTSIPVTLANEFTEADSSLYFSSLFGLALTLLIMSFVVIAIAKFYFLRKVRKGQ, via the coding sequence ATGATTGATAAAATCTTCTTAAACATGACCCGCACCAGCGCACTGCTGATTTTATTCATCGTCGCATGGATATTTGTGGTCCTCTTTAATCACTCCACCGAAGCGATGCAGACCTTCGGCTTTGATTTCATCACCAAAGACGAATGGGCGCCGAATCTCGATAAATTCGGTGCCTATGCGGCTATATTCGGCTCGGTCGCTTCTACTTTTTTGGCAATGCTTTTGGCTATCCCGGTTGCGATCGGCGTCGCCATCTTTCTGAGCGAAATCGCCCATGACAAAATCAAAGGATTCTTCGGCGTAAGCGTTGAGCTCCTTGCCGCTATCCCCTCGGTCATTTACGGGATGTGGGGATTGTTTTTCTTCGTCCCTATCTTACGCGATATTTTCGGCGGAATGGGGATTGGTCTGCTTGCAGCGGGAATTGTTTTGGCCATTATGATTCTTCCGTTTATGGCTGCCGTTACCCGCGATGCGATGAATACGACACCCGATATTCTCAAAGAATCCGCTTATGCACTCGGCGGGACACAATGGGATGTCATTAAAGACGTCATCATCCCTTACGCAAAAGCAGGTATTATCGGTTCTCTTATCCTGGCACTCGGCCGAGCGATCGGTGAGACAATGGCGGTTACGTTCGTTATGGGGAATGTCCATCACACCCCGAGCTCAATTATGGATCCGACGACTTCGATTCCGGTTACCCTTGCCAATGAGTTTACCGAAGCCGACAGTTCCCTTTATTTCTCTAGCCTATTCGGATTAGCATTGACATTGCTCATTATGAGCTTTGTCGTTATTGCCATCGCAAAATTTTATTTTTTGCGTAAAGTGAGGAAAGGACAATGA